Proteins from a genomic interval of Daphnia pulex isolate KAP4 chromosome 4, ASM2113471v1:
- the LOC124191956 gene encoding adhesive plaque matrix protein-like isoform X1: MKFIILAALVAVVASQAYPKPQYPKPTYPEPSYPKPAYPEPSYPKPAYPEPAYPKPAYPSPAYAKTPEYAPMPYNFAWAVKDDPSYNDYAHQETADDKGYVTGSYRVLLPDGRTQVVNYKADDYTGYVADVKYEGEAKEYKPAYKPAYPSPAYPSPAYPSPAYPSPAYPAPKYPTKY, encoded by the exons ATGAAg TTCATCATTCTCGCTGCATTGGTCGCCGTGGTCGCTTCTCAAGCGTACCCCAAGCCGCAATACCCCAAACCCACTTACCCCGAGCCATCATACCCAAAGCCCGCTTACCCCGAGCCATCATACCCAAAGCCCGCTTACCCCGAGCCAGCATACCCTAAACCAGCGTACCCATCTCCAGCTTATGCCAAGACCCCCGAATAC GCTCCGATGCCCTACAACTTTGCCTGGGCCGTTAAGGACGATCCTTCCTACAATGACTACGCTCACCAGGAGACCGCTGACGACAAGGGTTACGTCACCGGCTCTTACCGCGTCCTTCTTCCCGATGGCCGCACTCAGGTCGTCAACTACAAGGCCGATGATTACACTGGCTACGTTGCCGATGTCAAATACGAAGGCGAAGCCAAGGAGTACAAGCCTGCCTACAAGCCAGCATACCCAAGCCCCGCTTACCCAAGCCCAGCATATCCAAGCCCGGCATACCCAAGCCCAGCATACCCCGCTCCTAAATACCCAACCAAATATTAA
- the LOC124191956 gene encoding adhesive plaque matrix protein-like isoform X2, giving the protein MKFIILAALVAVVASQAYPKPQYPKPTYPEPSYPKPAYPEPSYPKPAYPSPAYAKTPEYAPMPYNFAWAVKDDPSYNDYAHQETADDKGYVTGSYRVLLPDGRTQVVNYKADDYTGYVADVKYEGEAKEYKPAYKPAYPSPAYPSPAYPSPAYPSPAYPAPKYPTKY; this is encoded by the exons ATGAAg TTCATCATTCTCGCTGCATTGGTCGCCGTGGTCGCTTCTCAAGCGTACCCCAAGCCGCAATACCCCAAACCCACTTACCCCGAGCCATCATACCCAAAGCCCGCTTACCCCGAGCCAT CATACCCTAAACCAGCGTACCCATCTCCAGCTTATGCCAAGACCCCCGAATAC GCTCCGATGCCCTACAACTTTGCCTGGGCCGTTAAGGACGATCCTTCCTACAATGACTACGCTCACCAGGAGACCGCTGACGACAAGGGTTACGTCACCGGCTCTTACCGCGTCCTTCTTCCCGATGGCCGCACTCAGGTCGTCAACTACAAGGCCGATGATTACACTGGCTACGTTGCCGATGTCAAATACGAAGGCGAAGCCAAGGAGTACAAGCCTGCCTACAAGCCAGCATACCCAAGCCCCGCTTACCCAAGCCCAGCATATCCAAGCCCGGCATACCCAAGCCCAGCATACCCCGCTCCTAAATACCCAACCAAATATTAA
- the LOC124191953 gene encoding adhesive plaque matrix protein-like isoform X1 — MKVLILAALVAVVASQAYPKPQYPKPTYPDPSYPKPAYPEPAYPKPAYPSPAYAKTPEYAPMPYNFDWAVKDDPSYNDYAHQETADDKGYVTGSYRVLLPDGRTQVVNYKADDYTGYVADVKYEGEAKEYKPAYKPAYPSPAYPSPAYPSPAYPSPAYPSPAYPSPAYPAPKYPTKY, encoded by the exons ATGAAG GTTTTAATTCTCGCTGCACTGGTCGCCGTTGTCGCTTCCCAAGCGTACCCAAAGCCACAATACCCCAAGCCCACTTACCCCGATCCATCATACCCAAAGCCTGCTTACCCCGAGCCCGCATACCCCAAACCAGCGTACCCATCTCCGGCTTATGCCAAGACCCCCGAATAC GCCCCGATGCCCTACAACTTTGACTGGGCCGTTAAGGACGATCCTTCCTACAATGACTACGCTCACCAGGAAACCGCTGACGACAAGGGTTACGTCACCGGATCTTACCGCGTTCTTCTTCCCGATGGCCGCACTCAGGTCGTCAACTACAAGGCCGATGATTACACTGGCTACGTTGCCGATGTCAAGTACGAGGGTGAAGCCAAGGAGTACAAGCCCGCCTACAAGCCAGCATACCCAAGCCCCGCTTACCCAAGCCCTGCTTACCCAAGCCCCGCTTACCCAAGCCCAGCATACCCAAGCCCAGCATACCCAAGCCCAGCATACCCAGCTCCCAAATACCCCACCAAATATTAA
- the LOC124191953 gene encoding cysteine-rich and transmembrane domain-containing protein 1-like isoform X3, whose product MKVFILAALVAVVASQAYPKPTYPEPSYPKPAYPEPAYPKPAYPSPAYAKTPEYAPMPYSFAWAVKDDPSYNDYAHQETADDKGYVTGSYRVLLPDGRTQVVNYKADDYTGYVADVKYEGEAKEYKPAYKPAYPSPAYPSPAYPSPAYPSPAYPAPKYPTKY is encoded by the exons ATGAAG GTTTTTATTCTCGCTGCATTGGTCGCCGTTGTCGCTTCCCAAGCGTACCCCAAGCCCACTTACCCCGAGCCATCATACCCAAAGCCCGCCTACCCCGAGCCCGCATACCCCAAACCAGCGTACCCATCTCCAGCTTATGCCAAGACCCCCGAATAC GCCCCGATGCCCTACAGCTTTGCCTGGGCTGTTAAGGACGATCCTTCCTACAACGACTACGCCCACCAAGAAACCGCTGACGACAAGGGTTACGTCACCGGCTCTTACCGCGTTCTTCTTCCCGACGGTCGCACTCAAGTCGTCAACTACAAGGCCGATGATTACACTGGCTACGTTGCCGATGTCAAATACGAAGGCGAAGCCAAGGAGTACAAGCCTGCCTACAAGCCAGCATACCCAAGCCCCGCTTACCCAAGCCCAGCATACCCAAGCCCCGCTTACCCAAGCCCAGCGTACCCAGCTCCTAAATACCCAACCAAATATTAA
- the LOC124191953 gene encoding adhesive plaque matrix protein-like isoform X2, which produces MKVFILAALVAVVASQAYPKPTYPEPSYPKPAYPEPAYPKPAYPSPAYAKTPEYAPMPYNFDWAVKDDPSYNDYAHQETADDKGYVTGSYRVLLPDGRTQVVNYKADDYTGYVADVKYEGEAKEYKPAYKPAYPSPAYPSPAYPSPAYPSPAYPSPAYPSPAYPAPKYPTKY; this is translated from the exons ATGAAG GTTTTTATTCTCGCTGCATTGGTCGCCGTTGTCGCTTCCCAAGCGTACCCCAAGCCCACTTACCCCGAGCCATCATACCCAAAGCCCGCCTACCCCGAGCCCGCATACCCCAAACCAGCGTACCCATCTCCAGCTTATGCCAAGACCCCCGAATAC GCCCCGATGCCCTACAACTTTGACTGGGCCGTTAAGGACGATCCTTCCTACAATGACTACGCTCACCAGGAAACCGCTGACGACAAGGGTTACGTCACCGGATCTTACCGCGTTCTTCTTCCCGATGGCCGCACTCAGGTCGTCAACTACAAGGCCGATGATTACACTGGCTACGTTGCCGATGTCAAGTACGAGGGTGAAGCCAAGGAGTACAAGCCCGCCTACAAGCCAGCATACCCAAGCCCCGCTTACCCAAGCCCTGCTTACCCAAGCCCCGCTTACCCAAGCCCAGCATACCCAAGCCCAGCATACCCAAGCCCAGCATACCCAGCTCCCAAATACCCCACCAAATATTAA
- the LOC124191953 gene encoding adhesive plaque matrix protein-like isoform X4: protein MKVLILAALVAVVASQAYPKPQYPKPTYPDPSYPKPAYPEPAYPKPAYPSPAYAKTPEYAPMPYNFDWAVKDDPSYNDYAHQETADDKGYVTGSYRVLLPDGRTQVVNYKADDYTGYVADVKYEGEAKEYKPAYKPAYPSPAYPSPAYPSPAYPSPAYPSPAYPSPAYPAPKYPTKY from the exons atgaag GTTTTAATTCTCGCTGCACTGGTCGCCGTTGTCGCTTCCCAAGCGTACCCAAAGCCACAATACCCCAAGCCCACTTACCCCGATCCATCATACCCAAAGCCTGCTTACCCCGAGCCCGCATACCCCAAACCAGCGTACCCATCTCCGGCTTATGCCAAGACCCCCGAATAC GCCCCGATGCCCTACAACTTTGACTGGGCCGTTAAGGACGATCCTTCCTACAATGACTACGCTCACCAGGAAACCGCTGACGACAAGGGTTACGTCACCGGATCTTACCGCGTTCTTCTTCCCGATGGCCGCACTCAGGTCGTCAACTACAAGGCCGATGATTACACTGGCTACGTTGCCGATGTCAAGTACGAGGGTGAAGCCAAGGAGTACAAGCCCGCCTACAAGCCAGCATACCCAAGCCCCGCTTACCCAAGCCCTGCTTACCCAAGCCCCGCTTACCCAAGCCCAGCATACCCAAGCCCAGCATACCCAAGCCCAGCATACCCAGCTCCCAAATACCCCACCAAATATTAA
- the LOC124191955 gene encoding adhesive plaque matrix protein-like, with protein sequence MKVLILAALVAVVASQAYPKPQYPKPTYPQPSYPKPAYPEPAYPKPAYPSPAYAKTPEYAPMPYNFAWAVKDDPSYNDYAHQETADDKGYVTGSYRVLLPDGRTQVVNYKADDYTGYVADVKFEGEAKEYKPAYKPAYPSPAYPSPAYPSPAYPSPAYPAPKYPTKY encoded by the exons ATGAAG GTTTTAATTCTCGCTGCACTGGTCGCCGTTGTCGCTTCTCAAGCGTACCCTAAGCCGCAATACCCAAAGCCCACTTACCCCCAACCATCATACCCAAAGCCCGCCTACCCCGAGCCCGCATACCCCAAACCAGCGTACCCATCTCCGGCTTATGCCAAGACCCCCGAATAC GCCCCGATGCCCTACAACTTTGCCTGGGCCGTTAAGGACGATCCTTCCTACAATGACTACGCTCACCAGGAGACCGCTGACGACAAGGGTTACGTCACCGGATCTTACCGCGTTCTTCTTCCCGATGGTCGCACTCAAGTCGTCAACTACAAGGCCGATGATTACACTGGCTACGTTGCCGATGTTAAATTCGAGGGTGAAGCCAAGGAGTACAAGCCTGCTTACAAACCAGCATACCCAAGCCCCGCTTACCCAAGCCCCGCATACCCAAGCCCGGCATACCCAAGCCCAGCATACCCAGCTCCTAAATACCCAACCAAATATTAA
- the LOC124191957 gene encoding adhesive plaque matrix protein-like, translating to MKVLILAALVAVVASQAYPKPQYPKPTYPDPSYPKPAYPEPAYPKPAYPSPAYAKTPEYAPMPYNFDWAVKDDPSYNDYAHQETADDKGYVTGSYRVLLPDGRTQVVNYKADDYTGYVADVKYEGEAKEYKPAYKPAYPSPAYPSPAYPSPAYPAPKYPTKY from the exons atgaag GTTTTAATTCTCGCTGCACTGGTCGCCGTTGTCGCTTCCCAAGCGTACCCAAAGCCACAATACCCCAAGCCCACTTACCCCGATCCATCATACCCAAAGCCTGCTTACCCCGAGCCCGCATACCCCAAACCAGCGTACCCATCTCCAGCTTATGCCAAGACCCCCGAATAC GCCCCGATGCCCTACAACTTTGACTGGGCCGTTAAGGACGATCCTTCCTACAATGACTACGCTCACCAGGAGACCGCTGACGACAAGGGTTACGTAACCGGCTCCTACCGCGTCCTTCTTCCCGACGGCCGCACTCAAGTCGTCAACTACAAGGCCGATGATTACACTGGCTACGTTGCCGATGTCAAATACGAAGGCGAAGCCAAGGAGTACAAGCCTGCCTACAAGCCAGCATACCCAAGCCCCGCTTACCCAAGCCCAGCATACCCAAGCCCAGCATACCCAGCTCCTAAATACCCAACCAAATATTAA